CCGCGAGCTGCTGCTGCGCGGGGCGGACGGCTACGTCGCCACCTACGCGGCCGGTCCCGCCGCCGTGCTCACCCTGCTCGCCGACGGGCGGGTCAACGTGGGCCGGCTGCACCTGGAGGGCCGGCGCAGCGGCGCCCGCATCGGGGAGCTGGTCGCCGCCCACATCGGCCACGACCGCGGCCGCGCCCCGGCCGCCGTGGAACCCGCCCCGCCCCCCGCCGCGGGCACCGCCCGGCCCATCGGCACCCTGCCGGTGCGCACCCCGCAGCGCCCCGCACACCGACCGACCCCCCAGGCCGGCGGCCACCGCCGGCCGACCTGACCACCGATCGCGTACCGATCACGTCCGGAAAGGAACCACCATGGCCAACCTGGAGACCTCGCTCAAGGAATGCCTCAGCTCCATCGACGGAGCGACCGCCGCCGCGCTGGTCGACTACACCAGCGGCATGGCGCTCGGCACGCTGGGCGGGACCAAGGAGTTCAACCTCGAGGTCGCCGCCGCCGGGAACACCGACGTCGTACGGGCCAAACTGCGCACCATGGAACACCTCGGTCTCAAGGAGGAGATCGAGGACATCCTGATCACCCTGAACACCCAGTACCACATGATCCGCCTGCTCAGGGGGCGCGGCGGCAACGGGCTGTTCCTCTACCTGGTGCTGGACGCGAGCCGCGCGAACCTCGCGATGGCCCGCCACCAACTGCGCCGGATCGAGAGCGAGCTGGAGGTCTGACGGCCGCGGGCCCGGCGGGAGACTCCCCGCCGGGCCCGGCCACCGGGCCGAAGCGGCCCGGGTACGACGGATCAGGCGCCGCTCTCGCGGAGCATGTCCTCGCGCTCGACGAGCTTGATGCGCTCCCGCCCGAACGGCACGCCCTGCGCCTTCTCCGCGGCGTCGAGGCGGTACCAGCCGTCCCAGGTGGTGAAGCGGACGTTCCGCTCGGCCAGGAAGGCGTCCACGGCCTCCGGAGCGGGCGAGTCGGGCGTCTGGAGACGGCCGTTCTTGTAGTCGTCCAGCAGGTTGGACACCGTCTCGTTGGCGTCGCCCTTGGTGTGGCCGATGAGGCCGACCGGGCCGCGCCGGATCCAGCCGGTGACGTACGTCGACTGCAGGTGCTCGCCGGACTCCTGGACGACCCGGCCGCCCTGATCCGGGACCGTGCCCGAGTCGATGTCCCAGGGCAGCTTGGGCAGCTGGTCGGACAGGTAGCCGACCGCCCGGTAGACGGCCTGGACGTCCCAGTCCTTGAACTCGCCGGTGCCCTTGACGTTGCCGGTGCCGTCCAGCGCGGTGCGCTCGGTGCGCAGGCCGACCACCTTGCCGTCCTCGCCGAGGATCTCGGAGGGCGACTCGAAGAAGTGCAGGAACAGCTTGTGCGGCCGGTCGCCGACGTCGCGGATCGCCCAGTTCTCCAGGGTCTTGGCGACCATGTCGGCCTGCTTGTTGCCGCGCCGGGTCGCGATCGAGCCGTCGTCGTAGTCGATGTCCTCGGGGTCGACGATGACCTCGATGGTGGGGGAGTGGTCCAGCTCCCGCAGCTCCATCGGGCTGAACTTCGCCTGCGCCGGGCCGCGGCGGCCGAAGACGTGGACCTCCAGCGCCTTGTTGGCCTTGAGGCCCTCGTACACGTTCGGCGGGATCTCGGTGGGCAGCAGCTCGTCCGCGGTCTTCGCCAGGACGCGCGCGATGTCCAGGGCCACGTTGCCGACGCCGAGGACGGCGACCTTCTCGGCCTCCAGCGGCCAGGTGCGCGGGTAGTCGGGGTGGCCGTCGTACCAGGCGACGAAGTCGGCGGCGCCGTAGGAGCCGTCGAGCTCGAAGCCGGGGACCTTGAGGTCGCGGTCGGCCGTGGCGCCCGTGGCGAAGATCACACCGTCGTAGAAGGCCCGCAGATCGTCCAGGCTGACGTCGGTCGGGTAGTTCACGTTGCCGAAGAGACGGATCTGCGGCTTGTCGAGCACCTGGTGCAGGGCGGTGATGATGCCCTTGATCCGCGGGTGGTCGGGCGCGACGCCGTAACGGATGAGTCCGAACGGGGCGGGCATGCGCTCGAAGATGTCGATGGAAACGCCGGGGTCGGCGGCCACCTCGGACTTGAGCAGGGCGTCGGCCGCGTAGATCCCGGCGGGGCCGGATCCGACGATGGCTACCCGCAGAGGGCGGGGCATGTTCAGGTTCCCTTCGAGCGGTGACAGATCGACTCTCGGGGAAGCCTAAGCTAAGGCAAGCCTAAGTCGGTACGCGGGTCCAGTCTATGAGGCCATAAGTGCAGCTTATGGGATCTCATCGTTGGGCTTTGCCGTCGGGTTTGAACTCCTCGTCACGGGTGACGCATGCGTGGGGCGCCGGTTGATCGCGTCCCGTGCCGCCTCACGAGGGGAGCCCGCGTGCAGCGTCCGGACGACAGCTCGGATCCGAACCGGTGGCGAGCCCTCTGGGTCACGCTGGTCGCCGGTTTCATGACCCTCCTGGACGTGACGATCGTCGCCGTCGCCCTGCCCTCCATGCAACAGGGACTGCACGCGTCGGCGGCGTCCGTGCAGTGGGTCGTCTCCGGCTACGCGCTCGCCTTCGCCCTGACCCTGGTGACCGCCGGCCGGATCGGCGACGCGTTCGGCAGGCGCCGCGTCTTCCTGACCGCCCTCGCCGCCTTCGTGCTCTTCAGCGCCGCCGCCGGAGCCGCGCCGGGCATCGGGCTGCTGGTGCTCGCCCGGATCTTCCAGGGTGTCGCCGCGGGCAGCCTCGCACCGCAGAACTCGGCGCTGATCCAGCAACTCTTCCAGGGCGCGGAACGCGGACGCGCCTTCGGGCTCTTCGGCGCCACCGTCGGCGTCTCCAGCGCCGTGGGACCCGTCGTCGGCGGGGCGATCCTGGCCCTCGCCGGCCCTGAGGGCTGGCGGTGGATCTTCTACGTGAACGTGCCGGTCGGCGTGGTCGCGCTGGTGCTGGGCTTCCGCCTGCTGCCCCGGGTGGCTCCGGGCGGCCCCGGACGGCTGGACCCGGTGGGCGTGGCGCTCCTCGGTACCGGGATCCTCGCCCTGATGCTGCCGCTGGTCCTCGCCGAGTCCGGCGGCCTGACCCGGGTGTGGTGGCTGTTCCCGGCGGGGGCCGCCGTCCTGGTGGCCTTCGCGTGGTGGGAGCGGCGGATCGCCCGTCGCGGCGGGCAGCCGCTGCTGGAACCCGGCCTGCTCACCGAGACCCGCGGCTACGCCACCGGCGCGGGCCTGGCCGCGCTGTACTTCGTCGGGTTCAGCGGGGTGTGGCTGGTCTTCGCGCTCTTCTTCCAGAACGGCCTGGGCTACTCGCCCCTGATGTCCGGCCTGGCGGTCACCCCGTTCGCCGTCGGATCGGCCGCCGCCGCGGCCGTGGCGGGCCGGCTGGTCGAGCGGCTGGGAAGGCTGCTGACGGTCTGGGGACTCGTCGCCGTGATGACGGGCCTGGGCACCACCGCCCTGCTGCTCTGGCTCGCGCCGCCGGACCGAGCCGTCTGGTTCGCGGTGCCGGCCCTGTTGCTCGGCGGTCTCGGGAGCGGCTGTGTGATCTCCCCGAACATCACGATGACCCTGCGCGATGTCCCCGTGCGGATGGCCGGTGCCGCGGGAGGCGCCCTCCAGACGGGGCAGCGGCTCGGCGGAGCCGTGGGCACCGCCGCGCTTCCCGGCCTGTTCTACCTGACGCTGAACGCCACCCACGAGGACTACCAGGAGGCGGTGGCCCTGTCCGTGGGGTGCGGCGTCGCCGCGATGCTGTGCGCGCTGACCGTCGCGGTCCGCGACTGGCGCCGGGACCGCCCGGGCGACGAGCGGGGCTGCCCGCCGGAGACGTCCCACAGCCACACCCACGCCGGTCAGGGCTGACCGGACGGCCCCTTGTGCGGACGCGGTCAGCGCCGCTTGCTGCCGAACCTCCGCAGCATCTGCTGGGCCTGCGCGCGGCGGCGCGGGTCCGCGGCCGCGCGGCGCACCTGCTCGGTGGCCCTGCGCCCCTGCGGGCTGCGCGCGAACCGCTTGATCCGGTCCAGGATTCCGGCCATGACGTTCCTCCGAGTCGACGACGGTCCCTGCTCTGACCGTCCTCTACCCCGGGGACCCGCGAACACCCCTGCCGCCACCGCGCACGTTTGACGCCGTCCCAGTGGGCACCCGCAGGGCAGACCATCGCACACGAACGCCGAGAGGTGAGGCACTGTGGCCGACAACCAGAAGTCCAAGGCCAAGATGGAGCAGGCCAAG
The Streptomyces sp. NBC_01723 genome window above contains:
- a CDS encoding MFS transporter; translation: MQRPDDSSDPNRWRALWVTLVAGFMTLLDVTIVAVALPSMQQGLHASAASVQWVVSGYALAFALTLVTAGRIGDAFGRRRVFLTALAAFVLFSAAAGAAPGIGLLVLARIFQGVAAGSLAPQNSALIQQLFQGAERGRAFGLFGATVGVSSAVGPVVGGAILALAGPEGWRWIFYVNVPVGVVALVLGFRLLPRVAPGGPGRLDPVGVALLGTGILALMLPLVLAESGGLTRVWWLFPAGAAVLVAFAWWERRIARRGGQPLLEPGLLTETRGYATGAGLAALYFVGFSGVWLVFALFFQNGLGYSPLMSGLAVTPFAVGSAAAAAVAGRLVERLGRLLTVWGLVAVMTGLGTTALLLWLAPPDRAVWFAVPALLLGGLGSGCVISPNITMTLRDVPVRMAGAAGGALQTGQRLGGAVGTAALPGLFYLTLNATHEDYQEAVALSVGCGVAAMLCALTVAVRDWRRDRPGDERGCPPETSHSHTHAGQG
- a CDS encoding FAD-dependent oxidoreductase encodes the protein MPRPLRVAIVGSGPAGIYAADALLKSEVAADPGVSIDIFERMPAPFGLIRYGVAPDHPRIKGIITALHQVLDKPQIRLFGNVNYPTDVSLDDLRAFYDGVIFATGATADRDLKVPGFELDGSYGAADFVAWYDGHPDYPRTWPLEAEKVAVLGVGNVALDIARVLAKTADELLPTEIPPNVYEGLKANKALEVHVFGRRGPAQAKFSPMELRELDHSPTIEVIVDPEDIDYDDGSIATRRGNKQADMVAKTLENWAIRDVGDRPHKLFLHFFESPSEILGEDGKVVGLRTERTALDGTGNVKGTGEFKDWDVQAVYRAVGYLSDQLPKLPWDIDSGTVPDQGGRVVQESGEHLQSTYVTGWIRRGPVGLIGHTKGDANETVSNLLDDYKNGRLQTPDSPAPEAVDAFLAERNVRFTTWDGWYRLDAAEKAQGVPFGRERIKLVEREDMLRESGA
- a CDS encoding roadblock/LC7 domain-containing protein, yielding MAVESDVLDELHRLRNRVPQLTGSLAATVDGLVLAHDAPGTEPEGLAALTAAALGVAHRMAEATSRGGFRELLLRGADGYVATYAAGPAAVLTLLADGRVNVGRLHLEGRRSGARIGELVAAHIGHDRGRAPAAVEPAPPPAAGTARPIGTLPVRTPQRPAHRPTPQAGGHRRPT